TTGCGAATAAGTACATACCTCATATTAGTGTACTGAGCACCAGAAGCACCATTTCTAAAAACAGTTGAGGTGTACAGACCTTCGATCGAGGTTTTCAGGTCACCTGTACAAGCCCTCCATATAACCCGTGATGCATTGGCATCGTAACCATCTTTATTCACGGCACTATAGTTGACGGTGTACCTGTCGGGTGTTGCACCGACCTCGGCAGATGTACCACCGCTGATCATTGGCGAAACACTGGTTGTGATTGGAATGGAGGTCCCATTCTCAGATGCTGTTACCCCGGGATCTGTGAACGCTGTTCCGCACGGCAAGAGTATCAGTTCGTCACCTTTGTAATCAAAATCAGGAAAATAGGTTATTTCCGAAATCCCTTCGGTTACTTTCTCTTCTTCACAGGATAAAGAAAGGGCACCTATAAACGCAACGGCTATATATTTTATAAATCTTTTCATCTGAATATTGATTTGAATTATTTCATCCACCAGACTTTGTCCGTAATGTTCGGCACCTGCGGGGTATTAGGGTTAACGTCGCGTGAGGCCGATGTGAAAGGGATACGCTTCGGAAGCGCACCGCCCGAGGTCACCGCCTGTACTGAGGAAGTCCATTGCCCAGGTACATAACTGTTGCTGGTTACTGGTACCGGCGATTTTTCAGGATACCCAGTCCGTGCCTGATCCCAGAACGACTCATAGCCCTGACGGAACATTGCTACCCATTTTTGAATGATGATGGCTTTCAATTTTGCTTCAGTCGTTCCTGTCGTAGGGTAGGCATACACGCCGCCAGCAGCTATTTTCTTCGGATCGAACGTGATGTTGAACTTGGCATAAGCAGCTTGCACCGCCTTGTCATAAAATGATTTGGCCATCGCTTCATTGCCGGTGCGCAGGTATGCCTCTGCAAGCAGGAAATATACTTCGTCAGTACTAAAAAAGAAGAAGGGATCGGTGGCGGTCATTTTCGCTACACTGGGTATAGTCGGAGCGACTGTTGAGCCATAGTCACCCTGAACCAAGCCGTATTGCCCGCCCGAACCAGGGGTAAAATATGCATTCAATCTATCCAGATCGTTATTTTCATCCAAATAGCTGAACAGCGTTCTGCTTAGTCTCAGGTTAGTACCTGTGTTAAGCTGGCGTACATTGTTTTCGTACAATGGATTGCTACGGTTAGGCTCGTCTACAAACTGGGTGATAGCTGCCGGTCCTTCCAGGAACGCCGTATTAGCATCAAGCATTGCTTTGATCGCTGCAATTGCCTGTGCCGAATTGGCGCTGCTCGTCTGACGAAGATACATTTTCAGTTTCAGCGTATTGACAAACCGTTTCCATTGATCAAGCTGATCGGCCGCACTCAAACTTCCGAAAACAAGGTCGGACGTTACCTGCGTAGACTTTCCATTGTCGAAATCCAGAGCAAGTGCTGCATCCAGTCTTTTCAATAACTCAGCATAAACAGCCGGCCCGTCGTCGTACTTCGGCGCCTTATTAGTTTCTACCTGTAGTGCTTCTGTCAAAGGAATTTTATCAAACCAGTCGGCCAGCATTTGAAAACCGTATGACTGAACAGCCACCGCCTGCAATACCATCAGATTATTTCCTGATTCGGTCGCCTTTTTCTTCACGTCTTCGAAGTCATTCAAGCCTCCGGCGTATAGCTCGGTCCAGGCAGTGTTGTAATCTGCCGCATTCAGGTTATACGCGTCAATGGTCCTGTACTGGGAACTTGCATTGGATTGCGTCCAGTGTTGAGACCAGATTCCGCCGATGATCGCAAAATCGCCGCCTACCGTACCTGCTACCGACGCCTGCGCGGCTGGCAATACGTATTGTGGGGCTACATTGGTTGGGTTATTGGGATCTTCATTAACATCAAGCCAGTCATTGCAAGACCCCAGTGCAAGTGCTGCGAACAGCAATACACTATTTTTAATTATACCTTTCATTTGAAATTGAATTAGAATGATAGATTTAACTGCGCGCCGTACGTTGCGACAGAAGGACCAGATGCAAATTCACCGTAAAGGTTTTTAAGACTGGTACCAAATGTGTTCGCCTCGGGATCGGTAAAGTGGTTTCCTTTTGGTGTCCACAGTACTAGGTTTCTTCCGAAAACGCCTACGGATGCTACACGGACCGGCGATTTGGCCAGGAAGCTTTTTGGCACAGAATAAGTCAATGACACGTTTCTGAGCTTAAAGAAAGTCTTCGGCAACACGTGGTTATACTCGTAGGAAGTGGTACCTCCATAGTAAGTATAAACATCAGCACGTGAGATCGGCGTCGTGTTTTCTGTATAAGTATTATCTGGCTGTTGTACCACCGAACCAGGAATTACCCATGGTTCTCTATCGTTATATTGAGTATTATACGCGTTCCCATTGAAGTAATTCAACCTGGCAGTATAGGAATAAAACACACCGCCGTTACGGTAATCACCATTTGCGCTCAGTTTAAAACCTTTATAGGTCAAGTAAGTTGAAAGTCCCAGCGTATAATTAGGATTGATCGAACCTCTGTAAGTTTCTTCGGTGCTTTGCAATGGCAAGCCCGTTTCAGGGTTCACAACTACATTGCCGTCGGGATCACGCCTCACGTCAGGAGAGTAGATAGCGCCAAGTGGCTTACCAACTACGGCGCGAAGCTTCACATTGTAGCTGCTGTTGAGCAGGATGTTACCCGATCCGCCTTCCAAACCAAGTGACTCTACTTCGTTTTTGATTTTGTTGTAGTTCAGGGTCACGCCCCATTCAAAATCCGCTGTACGAACCGGGATCAGGTTCAATGCGAGTTCCAAACCCTGGTTTCTAACGCTACCCAGGTTCACAGTTTGCGCTGTGGCGCCGGTTGCTGGTTCCAGGTTCAGGCTGATGATCTGGTTTTTGGTCAGTTTATCATAAACGCTAAGATCAAGTCCTACCCTTCTGCCAAAGAAACCAAGTTCAAGACCGGCTTCGAATTCCTGCGAAATTTCAGGTTTCAAATCAAGGTTACCCGGGTTATTGGAAACTTCATAGGCGTTAACACCACCGAATGGGAAGTTGATATTACCAAAACCACCCGCTCTCACACTACCCGGAACATACACGGAATACACCTGATAAGGATCGGCGTCATTACCGGCTGATGCGGCAGCAAAGCGTACCTTAACAAATGGTATCTGTGCAGGAAGCTTGAATGCCTCCGAAAGCACCGCGCTAATGCTCGCGCTTGGATAGAAGTAGGAATTTTTACCTTTTGGCAATGTGCTGCTCCAGTCATTTCTCGCTCCCACTGTCAGGTACAACCAGCTATCGAAACCGAATGTGGCGGAACCATAAACACCGACCAGACGACGCATTGTAGTGGTTGCGAATGTGATCGGGGTTACCGAGCTGTTGGAAAGGCTGTAAAAACCTGGCAAGTCAAGATTGGTCACTTTCGCATAGTTGGTCAGTCCCGATCTTTCATTCAGGTTATGTCCAAGAAATGCCTGAACATCAAAACGGGTTCCGAAGTTATGTTTGAAGTTAAAGATCAGGTCACTGTTGAACTGACGGTTACCTCTCGACAACTGGGCCACACTACCAAATACATTGTTGGCCGTGCTGTTAGGAGTGCCCGGTGTGATCCGGCCCACATTACCCCAGTCTTTCTGGAATGCATCGGAGTAGTCACCACCCACTCTCCATTGAACACCTAAACTTGGCAGCAGTTGATAACCAAACTCGATGTTACCAAAAATACGGTCTTCATCGTAGTTGTTACCTTGGTTGTACAGCGTCCAGTAAGGGTTTTGTGCGTATGGTGTAAAATAATTATCAAGATCCATGAACTTGCCAAAAGGATTATTCGGATCAAGAAATGCTTTTGAATCTACAATAGAATGGTCTCTCGGGATCTGAATGATCTCCTGCCATACCACCTTTCCACCGCCTGCGTCGTCACCTTGTCCGGTTGCTACCGCTTTCTGGTGTTTGTGAACGTAATTGATGTTCGAGTTAACCGAGAATTTGCCCAGCTTTAACCCGCCATTCAGACTTAACGTGTTACGCTTATACGAATCTGCATTGGTTGGTACTACACCGTCCGCCATGGCATTGGAATAAGACACACGGTAATTGGCAGTTTCGGTACCTCCGGAAACAGCAATACTGTTGTTCCATTCGTAACCACGGTCGAAAAAGTCTTTCAGGTTATCTTCCTGTACAGCGAATGGTTTCAACAATTGTGAATTGTCCACCACGTTACCCCACAGCCTGGTTGAGCCGTCCATTTTAGGCCCCCAGGAACCGTTTTCGATCGGGTCAAACAGTCCGCTCCATCCCTGTCCGTAAGTATTTTGCAGGTGAGGAACCCTCAGAATTTGTGATTGGGCAAAAGAACTTGAAAAGTCCACAGTCGTTTTACCTGACTTTCCTCTTTTGGTAGTGATCAGGATCGCACCGTTAGCAGCACGGCTACCATACAAAGCCGACGCTGAAATACCTTTCAAAACGGTGATACTCTCAATTTCGTTTGGGTTGATGTCATTCATCTGGTTACCAAAGTCCATCGACCTGTTGAAGTCATCATTGCTGTTTGCAGCAGTTGTAGATGAAGAATTTCCCCTGTTGTTCATCGGCACACCATCGACTACGTACAATGGCTGGTTATTACCCGTTACAGAGTTAAAACCCCGGATGTTCAAAACTGTTGAAGCTCCCGGCGCTCCCGAAGCAGTAGACACAGATAAACCGGGTACCCGGGCATTCAGGGCATCCAGCGGGCTTGTATTCCTTGCTTCTGTAATAGATGTGTTGGTAATGGTAGCAGTGGAATATCCGAGCGATTTTTTTTCGCGGGAAATACCAAGGGCTGTAACCACTACTTCTCCAAGCTGCTGGGCGTCGGTCACCAGCGTTACATTAATTGTGGTTTTGGAACCTACTACTATACTTTGGCCAAGGTAACCCACGAATGAGTATACCAATGTTGCAGAGGCCGGAGCTGAAATAGAATACTTCCCCTCTGTGTCTGTGCTTACCCCTCTTGTCGTCCCTTTTACTGTAATGTTCACTCCTGGCAGGACACTCCCGTCATCCGCGGTCACGACTCCTGATACCACCTTGTCCTGGGCATAGGTGTGCCACCCAGGCATTAGTAAGGCGATCAAGATCAACAATTGTAGAATCTTTCTCATAGCAATGATTTAGAGTTTGTTTAATAGGATAATTTGATTTTACTGGTTACAAAACTACTGCCGAATTAATAAAATTACAATGCCTGGGGCACCAAGCCCAGAATATAATTTGGTATTAGAATCGTTTTATTGCCAAAAAAATATACAAATACTCAAAAGCACCCCTTAAAGCGTATATTGTAGAAGTTTAGCTTTTATGCCGATTTGTTATTAAAATTTCAACTGTACTACATGATCAATAGAATAATTGTAATCATATTCGACATTTGGTAAATAACCTTATGCCTAGCACCGTGCAATTTTCATACACGTAAGCCTCACAAACCACGATTTAGCCCGTCCAAACCAGCTCGTTTTTTCTCTGCAAAACCTTAAAAATGTTAGAATAATCCTATCATAAGCCATGAATAAAATATTGGATTTGAGGATGATTTAAAAAAATAGCGAAGATTATATAATTTATATTAATTCTTAATAACAGCTACGTATACATATACCGTCAGTTGACTGTAATCATTGATAATCTCAGTAAGTCTTGGAGGGAATACTACGAAAAAGTTAAAGAAAGGAGAGATCTGTTAACAAAAACATAACAAGAGCTGTTTTTTTGGAAGTTTTAAACATTTAAAAAAATCGCAAAAAACGGCCAAATCCTGCTATAAAATTCGCCGAAAACATATACCAAACCAAAGTATATTTTGAAATCTGGCAATTGCATGGTTGTAATGGTTAAACTAATAATTAATTTTGCAACATTATGTTAACATAACAAATCTAACTATTTAATCATTTATGAGGAAGACTCTATTATCCCTACTGGGGTGCTTGGTGCTGTTATGCGCACAAGTCTATGCCCAGGACCGCGCTGTGACCGGTAAGGTCAGCGCTGAAGACGGCTCGGTTTTACCGGGTGTTAACATTTCTTTGAAAGGTACTAATCGGGGTACCACCACAAACGCCCAGGGAGAATACACCATTACAACCGAGTCGGGCGCTACTTTGGTTTTTAGCTTTATTGGTTTCCAGACGAAGGAAATTATTGTGGGTACCCAGTCTACCATAGATGTTTCCCTTACCAATGACATAAGTCTGTTACAAGAAGTTGTTGTAACAGCATTAGGTCAGGAGAAAAAACGAAACGAACTGGTTTATGCTGCGCAGCAGGTTAGCTCGGCATTACTTACGCAGGGCCGCAACACCAACATGATGAATGCCCTTTCCGGTAAAGTAGCAGGTGTGGATATCAAGGCGAGTAACACGATGGGAGGTTCTACCAGCACGATCATCCGTGGTTACAAATCAATCACTGGAAACAACCAGGCTCTTTATGTAATTGATGGCATCCCTGTTTCTAATGCCAACAATAACACTACTGACCAGCAAACTGGTAGAACTGGTGCTGATTATGGTAACGCTGCTGCTGATATCAATCCTGATAACATTCAATCCATTAACGTATTGAAAGGTGCTGCCGCAACTGCCCTTTACGGTTCGCGTGCTGCAAACGGTGTGATTTTGATCACTACCAAACAAGGCCGGAAAAACAGCTTCGACGTAACTGTTAACTCGGGTGTTACCTGGGGTAAAATCGACAAATCAACTTACGTAAAGTATCAAAAAGAATACGGTGCGGGCTACGGTGGCGCTACTGACTTTTACAACGGCAATCTTGGATCAGGCGATGGCAAAATTGCTTCCTTTGATTCGGATGCTTCGTTCGGCCCTAAATTCGACCCTAGCCTGATGGTTTATCAATGGAATGCGATCGACCCTTCATCTCCTTCGTTCCAAAAAATGACGCCTTGGACTGCTGCTCAGAATGGCCCTGACAAATTTTATGAAACAGGTGTTACCTCTAACCAGAGCATTAACATCACCGGTGGTGGCGACAACAGCACTTTTAAAATTGGCTACGCGAGAAATGATGAAAAAGGTGTCCTTCCAAATAGTAAGCTAGGCAAAAACCTTTTCAACTTTTCAGCATCCTACGATCTGTCGAAAAAACTGAGCGTATCTGCAAATGTGAACTATTCACAAATTAAAGGATTGGGCCGTTTCGGAACTGGTTATAGCGGTAAAAACCCTAACCAAGCTTTCCGTCAGTGGTTTCAGACCAATGTTGATGTGCTTGAATTGAAAGATGCATATTTCAGAAATGGGCAGAATGTTACCTGGAACTGGGCAAACCATTCAGGCACAGGCGCCCAGTTTGCAAACAACTATCCGATCTACGCTGACAACCCCTACTGGTCGAGGTACAAAAATTATAACAACGACAGCCGTGACAACTTCTTCGGATATGCTACCGGAACTTACAAAATCGCCTCATGGGTAGACATCACAGGTCGTTTCAGCTATAACGGAACTAGCGATATGCAGGAGGAGAGAATCGCGGTTTTCAGCCAAGCTCCTGGCGCTTACGCACGTTACAACCGCTTATTTAACGAAACTAACCTTGACGTAATCGCTAATTTCAGAAAGGAAATTACAAAGGATATTCACTTCTCGGGTTTGTTGGGTGGTAGCATGAGAAGATCGAAAATGACTTCAATCCGTACACAAACTAACGGTGGACTTGTAGTTCCTAACCTTTACTCTATTGAAAACTCCAAAAACCCGGTTGAAGCACCAGTTGAGCAACTTCAACGCATAGGAGTGGATGGTTTGTACGGACAGGCTTCTTTTGGATACAAAGATCTGGCTAACCTTGAATTAACTGCAAGACAGGATAAATCAACCACGCTTCCTGAATCCAACAACACTTATTTCTATCCATCTGTTGGGGCCAACTTTGTTTTCTCTGAGCTCCCTGCTCTGAAAAACAACTGGTTGAGTGTTGGCAAGATCAGTGCTAACTACGCAGAAGTAGGTAACGACGCACCATTTGGAGCTACAAGGGATATTTATGACAAACCAACAGCAATCGGCTCTGTCCCTTATTTCTCGTTGCCTAATACGAAGAACAACGCTCAACTAAAATCAGAAAGAACTAAAAACCTGGAATTCACCCTTCAAATGGGTTTCTTGCAGGAACGTGCAGGTTTTGATGTTACTTATTATAAAAGTAACACGCTTGATCAGATCCTTCCGGTTGATATTACATCAGCAACAGGTTATACAGCCCGGTACGTAAATTCCGGTGAAGTTCAAAACAAAGGTGTTGAAGTCTCAGCTTTCATCACGCCAATTAAAACTGGTGATTTCGAATGGACGTTAACTGCAAACTTTGCAAGAAATCGCAATGAGGTTTTAAGCCTTTACGGAGACGTACAAAACGTACAAATCGCATCCCTGCAAGGTGGTGTAACATTGAATGCTGCATTTACAAAAGATGCAAACGGAAAAGTTCATGGAATGCCATTCGGTATCATCCGTGGAACAAACTTCGTTTACAACGACGCAGGTCAGAAAATTGTGAAAGCAAACGGAATGTACCAGGCAAGCGCAAGCTCTGCTCAAATCATCGGTAACCCTAACCCGGACTGGATCGGCGGTTTGAACAACACATTAAAATACAAAACTTTGTCTCTTAGCTTCCTGATCGACGTTCGTCACGGTGGAGATATCTGGTCCCTGGATCAATGGTATGGAGAAGGCACTGGTATGTACCCGATCACAGCTGGCCTCAACGACAAAGGAATTCCTAAAAGAGACCCGGTTTCAGCTGGTGGTGGTGTTCTCTACCCAGGTGTACAAGCTGACGGATCTGTAAACACAGTATATGCTGCAAACACAGATGGTGGTGGCGCAACGGCTTACGGTTACCC
The genomic region above belongs to Dyadobacter pollutisoli and contains:
- a CDS encoding SusC/RagA family TonB-linked outer membrane protein; its protein translation is MRKTLLSLLGCLVLLCAQVYAQDRAVTGKVSAEDGSVLPGVNISLKGTNRGTTTNAQGEYTITTESGATLVFSFIGFQTKEIIVGTQSTIDVSLTNDISLLQEVVVTALGQEKKRNELVYAAQQVSSALLTQGRNTNMMNALSGKVAGVDIKASNTMGGSTSTIIRGYKSITGNNQALYVIDGIPVSNANNNTTDQQTGRTGADYGNAAADINPDNIQSINVLKGAAATALYGSRAANGVILITTKQGRKNSFDVTVNSGVTWGKIDKSTYVKYQKEYGAGYGGATDFYNGNLGSGDGKIASFDSDASFGPKFDPSLMVYQWNAIDPSSPSFQKMTPWTAAQNGPDKFYETGVTSNQSINITGGGDNSTFKIGYARNDEKGVLPNSKLGKNLFNFSASYDLSKKLSVSANVNYSQIKGLGRFGTGYSGKNPNQAFRQWFQTNVDVLELKDAYFRNGQNVTWNWANHSGTGAQFANNYPIYADNPYWSRYKNYNNDSRDNFFGYATGTYKIASWVDITGRFSYNGTSDMQEERIAVFSQAPGAYARYNRLFNETNLDVIANFRKEITKDIHFSGLLGGSMRRSKMTSIRTQTNGGLVVPNLYSIENSKNPVEAPVEQLQRIGVDGLYGQASFGYKDLANLELTARQDKSTTLPESNNTYFYPSVGANFVFSELPALKNNWLSVGKISANYAEVGNDAPFGATRDIYDKPTAIGSVPYFSLPNTKNNAQLKSERTKNLEFTLQMGFLQERAGFDVTYYKSNTLDQILPVDITSATGYTARYVNSGEVQNKGVEVSAFITPIKTGDFEWTLTANFARNRNEVLSLYGDVQNVQIASLQGGVTLNAAFTKDANGKVHGMPFGIIRGTNFVYNDAGQKIVKANGMYQASASSAQIIGNPNPDWIGGLNNTLKYKTLSLSFLIDVRHGGDIWSLDQWYGEGTGMYPITAGLNDKGIPKRDPVSAGGGVLYPGVQADGSVNTVYAANTDGGGATAYGYPANPPRAMYIYDGSYVKLREVALTFGVPQSLVSKLRAFKQIDISLIGRNLWIIHKNMDYQDPEDGLGSGLSAGAGGYQTGAYPAVKNYGFNVKFRF
- a CDS encoding SusD/RagB family nutrient-binding outer membrane lipoprotein; its protein translation is MKGIIKNSVLLFAALALGSCNDWLDVNEDPNNPTNVAPQYVLPAAQASVAGTVGGDFAIIGGIWSQHWTQSNASSQYRTIDAYNLNAADYNTAWTELYAGGLNDFEDVKKKATESGNNLMVLQAVAVQSYGFQMLADWFDKIPLTEALQVETNKAPKYDDGPAVYAELLKRLDAALALDFDNGKSTQVTSDLVFGSLSAADQLDQWKRFVNTLKLKMYLRQTSSANSAQAIAAIKAMLDANTAFLEGPAAITQFVDEPNRSNPLYENNVRQLNTGTNLRLSRTLFSYLDENNDLDRLNAYFTPGSGGQYGLVQGDYGSTVAPTIPSVAKMTATDPFFFFSTDEVYFLLAEAYLRTGNEAMAKSFYDKAVQAAYAKFNITFDPKKIAAGGVYAYPTTGTTEAKLKAIIIQKWVAMFRQGYESFWDQARTGYPEKSPVPVTSNSYVPGQWTSSVQAVTSGGALPKRIPFTSASRDVNPNTPQVPNITDKVWWMK
- a CDS encoding SusC/RagA family TonB-linked outer membrane protein: MRKILQLLILIALLMPGWHTYAQDKVVSGVVTADDGSVLPGVNITVKGTTRGVSTDTEGKYSISAPASATLVYSFVGYLGQSIVVGSKTTINVTLVTDAQQLGEVVVTALGISREKKSLGYSTATITNTSITEARNTSPLDALNARVPGLSVSTASGAPGASTVLNIRGFNSVTGNNQPLYVVDGVPMNNRGNSSSTTAANSNDDFNRSMDFGNQMNDINPNEIESITVLKGISASALYGSRAANGAILITTKRGKSGKTTVDFSSSFAQSQILRVPHLQNTYGQGWSGLFDPIENGSWGPKMDGSTRLWGNVVDNSQLLKPFAVQEDNLKDFFDRGYEWNNSIAVSGGTETANYRVSYSNAMADGVVPTNADSYKRNTLSLNGGLKLGKFSVNSNINYVHKHQKAVATGQGDDAGGGKVVWQEIIQIPRDHSIVDSKAFLDPNNPFGKFMDLDNYFTPYAQNPYWTLYNQGNNYDEDRIFGNIEFGYQLLPSLGVQWRVGGDYSDAFQKDWGNVGRITPGTPNSTANNVFGSVAQLSRGNRQFNSDLIFNFKHNFGTRFDVQAFLGHNLNERSGLTNYAKVTNLDLPGFYSLSNSSVTPITFATTTMRRLVGVYGSATFGFDSWLYLTVGARNDWSSTLPKGKNSYFYPSASISAVLSEAFKLPAQIPFVKVRFAAASAGNDADPYQVYSVYVPGSVRAGGFGNINFPFGGVNAYEVSNNPGNLDLKPEISQEFEAGLELGFFGRRVGLDLSVYDKLTKNQIISLNLEPATGATAQTVNLGSVRNQGLELALNLIPVRTADFEWGVTLNYNKIKNEVESLGLEGGSGNILLNSSYNVKLRAVVGKPLGAIYSPDVRRDPDGNVVVNPETGLPLQSTEETYRGSINPNYTLGLSTYLTYKGFKLSANGDYRNGGVFYSYTARLNYFNGNAYNTQYNDREPWVIPGSVVQQPDNTYTENTTPISRADVYTYYGGTTSYEYNHVLPKTFFKLRNVSLTYSVPKSFLAKSPVRVASVGVFGRNLVLWTPKGNHFTDPEANTFGTSLKNLYGEFASGPSVATYGAQLNLSF
- a CDS encoding immunoglobulin-like domain-containing protein encodes the protein MKRFIKYIAVAFIGALSLSCEEEKVTEGISEITYFPDFDYKGDELILLPCGTAFTDPGVTASENGTSIPITTSVSPMISGGTSAEVGATPDRYTVNYSAVNKDGYDANASRVIWRACTGDLKTSIEGLYTSTVFRNGASGAQYTNMRYVLIRKKPGTTDTYQISDAIGGWYALGRALGDAYLAPGLEVTANSIPKNDFKFGGAPQVLGFGGPVTPKTLTVDPATKTIVMTTEWNIYSFVTTLKQVSF